One genomic segment of Bacillus oleivorans includes these proteins:
- a CDS encoding SpoIIE family protein phosphatase has protein sequence MTHLKDKHIELYTFQSKKEGKSYCGDAFFYFSDETGFLAIVADGLGSGIFAHESAEAAIEAAKQNRRQDVETIMKACNQALLNKRGAAVSVLKIDYHNKEFTYSSVGNVKFYFLKQDGTTIYPLPVYGYLSGKNQLFITQTYRYEVPSRFFIHTDGLNELARKRYVKMNIPLKFIYRNLTEIVDNRDDTTFLIGSLH, from the coding sequence TTGACCCATCTAAAAGATAAACACATTGAATTGTATACTTTTCAGTCGAAAAAAGAAGGAAAAAGCTATTGTGGAGACGCTTTTTTTTATTTTTCGGATGAAACGGGATTTCTTGCTATAGTAGCGGATGGGCTAGGCAGCGGAATCTTCGCGCATGAGTCTGCTGAAGCTGCGATTGAAGCTGCCAAACAGAACCGTCGCCAAGATGTAGAAACGATAATGAAGGCATGCAATCAAGCGTTGCTAAATAAAAGAGGCGCAGCAGTATCTGTTTTAAAAATTGATTACCATAACAAAGAGTTTACCTATAGCAGTGTAGGAAATGTTAAATTTTACTTTTTAAAGCAGGATGGGACCACGATTTATCCTTTACCTGTATACGGTTATCTTTCAGGTAAAAATCAGTTGTTTATCACCCAAACCTATAGGTATGAGGTTCCATCGCGCTTTTTCATCCATACAGATGGTTTAAACGAGCTGGCAAGGAAAAGATATGTAAAAATGAACATCCCGCTAAAGTTTATATACCGGAATTTAACTGAGATCGTAGACAATCGGGACGATACTACTTTTCTGATCGGAAGTCTGCATTAA
- the sigB gene encoding RNA polymerase sigma factor SigB, translating to MPEQSQLKSTEKGQINKWIHDYQDKQDEEAQANLIQHYKALVESIARKYSKNSSYHEDIVQVGMIGLLGAIKRYDETYNKSFESFAVPTIIGEIKRFLRDQTWSVHVPRRIKELGPKIKSVVEKLTNELERSPKIAEIAKILDVEEEEVLEAMEMGKSYQALSIDRAIEADTDGGTVTLLDLVGKPDDGFEKVQQKLVLEKVLHVLSERERLIIQYTFLENLSQKEAGEKLHISQMHVSRLQRRAIKKLQEAISADFLDSE from the coding sequence ATGCCAGAACAATCTCAACTTAAATCTACAGAAAAAGGGCAAATAAATAAGTGGATACACGATTATCAGGATAAACAGGACGAAGAAGCTCAGGCTAACCTTATTCAGCATTATAAAGCACTTGTTGAAAGTATTGCCCGAAAGTATTCCAAAAACAGTTCATACCACGAGGATATTGTTCAAGTAGGTATGATTGGTTTATTAGGAGCTATAAAACGTTACGATGAAACGTACAATAAAAGTTTTGAGTCTTTTGCCGTTCCAACCATTATTGGCGAGATTAAAAGATTTTTGCGTGACCAGACTTGGAGTGTGCATGTGCCAAGGAGAATTAAAGAACTCGGACCTAAAATTAAATCAGTGGTTGAAAAGTTAACAAATGAATTGGAACGATCTCCTAAAATTGCTGAAATTGCTAAGATTCTGGATGTCGAGGAAGAAGAAGTATTAGAAGCGATGGAAATGGGGAAAAGCTACCAGGCATTATCAATCGATCGTGCCATTGAGGCTGATACAGATGGAGGAACTGTCACTCTTCTCGATCTGGTCGGAAAACCCGATGATGGCTTTGAAAAAGTTCAGCAAAAATTAGTGCTTGAAAAAGTGCTGCATGTGTTATCAGAACGGGAAAGACTTATTATTCAATATACATTCTTAGAAAACCTTAGTCAGAAAGAAGCGGGTGAGAAGCTGCATATTTCTCAAATGCATGTTTCTAGGCTACAGCGCAGAGCAATCAAAAAACTTCAAGAAGCCATAAGTGCAGACTTTCTAGATTCGGAGTGA
- a CDS encoding anti-sigma factor antagonist, with protein sequence MNIAIDVKQMGHQDHVLVGGEIDAYTAPKLREILFPLSEKKGVHIVVDLGNVSYMDSTGLGVFVGVYKNVRSNDGTLLLVGLSDRLKRLFTITGLADIMNIESRAEGGTL encoded by the coding sequence ATGAATATAGCGATCGATGTCAAACAAATGGGTCATCAAGATCACGTTCTAGTTGGCGGTGAGATTGATGCGTATACAGCACCAAAATTACGTGAAATTCTATTCCCCTTATCTGAGAAAAAGGGTGTTCATATTGTTGTTGATTTAGGGAATGTTTCCTATATGGATAGTACCGGGCTTGGCGTTTTTGTTGGCGTCTACAAAAATGTCCGTTCCAATGATGGGACTCTTTTGTTAGTGGGACTATCAGACCGTTTGAAGCGTCTGTTTACGATAACAGGATTAGCTGACATCATGAATATCGAAAGCCGTGCAGAGGGTGGAACCTTATGA
- a CDS encoding PP2C family protein-serine/threonine phosphatase, whose product MSFRDELELQYKSILNDFLQEPSEGVLYQAQNFSKKAIEQGISPEEIVSFHRNSLIELMTSGGGNFIRSFDLLLEVMMGYGIAYREYLSLRDKQAEFKTEIEIAANVQQSLLDTEIPQIDYLDIGAISVPARHMNGDYFHFVHDETNCVSIAIADVIGKGIPAALCMSMIKYAMDSLPEHRPDPRYVLENLNRIVEQNVDPSMFITMFYGMYNPNSHHFTYASAGHEPGIYYHASDDRFEELEARGLMLGVNRYTKYKQYAKTIEPNDMIILLSDGVAECRIDDHFIERETLLASMKKYMHLPAQEMVNQIYKKLEKLQDFELRDDFTLIVLKRKV is encoded by the coding sequence ATGAGCTTCCGTGATGAGTTAGAGCTTCAATATAAATCGATCTTAAACGATTTCCTGCAGGAACCTTCAGAAGGGGTCTTATACCAAGCTCAAAATTTTAGTAAGAAAGCAATTGAACAAGGAATATCTCCAGAGGAAATCGTAAGTTTTCATCGGAACAGTTTAATTGAATTAATGACAAGCGGCGGCGGAAATTTCATTCGCTCCTTTGATTTATTGTTAGAGGTTATGATGGGCTATGGCATCGCCTATCGTGAATATCTAAGTCTTCGTGACAAACAGGCTGAATTTAAAACGGAGATAGAAATAGCGGCAAATGTCCAACAGTCCCTTTTAGATACCGAAATACCCCAAATCGATTACTTGGATATTGGGGCTATTAGTGTACCTGCAAGGCATATGAACGGCGATTATTTTCACTTTGTTCATGATGAAACCAATTGCGTCAGTATAGCGATTGCGGATGTAATCGGAAAAGGAATTCCTGCAGCGCTTTGCATGTCGATGATTAAATACGCCATGGATTCATTGCCTGAACACCGGCCAGATCCTCGTTATGTGCTAGAAAACTTAAATCGTATTGTTGAACAGAATGTGGACCCTAGCATGTTTATTACGATGTTCTATGGGATGTATAATCCTAACTCACATCATTTCACCTATGCTTCTGCGGGTCATGAACCGGGGATCTACTACCATGCAAGTGATGATAGATTTGAAGAATTAGAAGCGAGAGGCTTAATGCTGGGTGTTAACCGTTATACGAAATACAAACAATATGCCAAAACGATTGAGCCCAATGATATGATTATCCTTTTGTCAGACGGTGTCGCAGAATGCAGGATTGACGATCATTTTATTGAACGGGAAACGTTACTCGCATCAATGAAAAAATATATGCACTTGCCTGCACAGGAAATGGTGAACCAGATCTATAAAAAGTTAGAAAAACTTCAAGACTTTGAGCTTCGCGATGATTTCACGTTGATTGTTTTAAAAAGAAAGGTTTGA
- the rsbW gene encoding anti-sigma B factor RsbW, with protein MNEKYEYIEMKIPSKPEYVGVIRLTLSGIASRMGFSYDEIEDLKIATSEAVTNAVQHAYRSSEIGDVLVGFAIFTDRLEVIVSDRGKTFDLEKVRGETGPYKETNSTSVEVLREGGLGLYLIETLMDHVRIHQQDGVTVLMTKYLEGEQVERDARTIST; from the coding sequence ATGAATGAAAAATATGAATACATTGAAATGAAGATCCCATCTAAGCCAGAGTACGTTGGAGTCATTCGTCTGACTCTTTCAGGAATAGCGAGTCGAATGGGTTTTTCCTACGACGAAATTGAAGATTTAAAAATCGCCACCAGTGAGGCCGTAACCAACGCAGTCCAGCATGCATATCGGTCGTCTGAGATTGGAGATGTTTTAGTAGGGTTTGCCATCTTTACGGACCGGCTGGAGGTTATTGTTTCAGATAGAGGGAAAACGTTTGATTTGGAAAAAGTAAGAGGGGAAACGGGTCCTTATAAAGAGACAAATTCCACAAGTGTGGAGGTACTGCGAGAGGGTGGACTAGGTCTTTACTTAATCGAAACACTGATGGATCATGTTCGAATTCACCAGCAAGATGGGGTGACTGTCCTAATGACGAAGTACCTCGAGGGAGAGCAGGTGGAAAGGGATGCCAGAACAATCTCAACTTAA
- a CDS encoding anti-sigma regulatory factor, producing MANQSYVQIDNEWDIVAARQLGRELAKEIGFSTVDQARITTAISELARNIYLYAGKGTIILHKINNVGKVGLKIVAEDEGPGIPDIRKAMEDGFSTSGGLGAGLPGVKRLMDYFTVDSDVGKGTHIEVIKWLR from the coding sequence ATGGCGAACCAGTCCTATGTTCAAATTGATAATGAATGGGACATTGTAGCGGCTCGCCAGCTAGGCCGTGAACTTGCTAAAGAGATTGGATTTAGTACAGTTGACCAAGCTCGCATCACGACCGCGATAAGTGAATTAGCACGTAACATTTATCTATATGCTGGAAAAGGGACCATAATCCTACATAAGATAAATAATGTGGGAAAAGTGGGGCTAAAAATTGTAGCCGAAGATGAAGGGCCAGGAATTCCTGATATTAGAAAGGCGATGGAAGATGGTTTTTCGACTTCAGGGGGTTTAGGGGCAGGATTGCCTGGTGTAAAACGATTAATGGATTATTTTACGGTCGACTCCGATGTAGGAAAGGGGACGCACATTGAAGTGATTAAGTGGCTTCGTTAG